The Primulina tabacum isolate GXHZ01 chromosome 7, ASM2559414v2, whole genome shotgun sequence genome includes a window with the following:
- the LOC142551331 gene encoding cyclin-T1-3-like isoform X1, producing MSLVQSVRQQGGHFHNYYTPSIGVNHTMNTREIAGASNYDHNNDSHAYNANFYTRNYNYSHDYSLNIRLDGPNYRCAWPDAAPSSKRRKISTFPCKSTGRPYQEQNQYENHIVNNTNQCEYAPFEYPFTDRNTRPVFDDSSTVIAANRHDGVSVYSSSTSKRDRSKLEDEELVLMSKDEIERCSPSRKDGIDVVQEAHLRYSYCDFLQNLGARLDLPQTTIGTAMILCHRFFVRRSHASHDRFLIATSVLFLASKSEETPRSLNDVLRASCEIFHNQDFFLLSYMLPIDWFEQYRERITEAEHLILTTLNFELNVQHPYESLTSTLQKLGFSQSMLVNLAFCLVGEGLRSSLWLQFKPHQIAAGAAYLAAKFLNMNLASCHNVWEEFRTSPSVLKDVAYQLMELL from the exons ATGTCTCTTGTTCAATCTGTCAGGCAGCAAGGTGGCCATTTTCACAATTATTATACGCCATCTATTGGTGTAAACCACACCATGAACACTAGGGAAATTGCTGGTGCTTCTAACTACGACCATAACAACGATAGTCATGCATACAATGCCAATTTCTATACGAGGAATTATAATTATTCCCATGATTACTCTCTCAATATTAGGCTGGATGGACCTAATTATAGGTGTGCTTGGCCTGATGCTGCACCTTCttcaaaaagaagaaagatCTCAACTTTCCCTTGTAAAAGCACTGGTAGACCTTATCAGGAACAAAATCAATATGAAAATCATATTGTAAATAATACGAATCAGTGTGAATATGCACCGTTTGAGTACCCTTTTACTGACCGCAATACTCGTCCAGTATTTGATGACAGTTCAACTGTCATTGCTGCTAATAGACATGATGGTGTCAGTGTTtattcttcttctacatctaaaCGAGATAGATCAAAGCTTGAGGATGAAGAACTCGTTCTTATGTCAAAAGATGAGATAGAGAGGTGCTCTCCCTCAAGAAAAGATGGTATTGATGTTGTACAGGAGGCACATCTGCGATACTCATATTGTGATTTCCTTCAGAATCTTGGAGCTCGGCTTGATCT CCCTCAAACCACGATTGGAACTGCTATGATTCTGTGTCATCGGTTTTTTGTTCGCCGCTCTCATGCCTCTCATGATAGATTC TTGATTGCTACATCTGTGCTCTTCCTTGCCTCGAAGTCTGAGGAAACGCCTCGCTCTCTCAACGACGTGCTAAGAGCATCATGCGAAATCTTCCACAATCaggatttctttcttctttcaTATATGCTCCCAATT GATTGGTTCGAGCAGTATCGTGAAAGGATAACCGAGGCCGAGCATTTGATATTGACAACCTTAAATTTTGAACTAAACGTGCAGCATCCATATGAATCACTTACCTCCACACTTCAAAAGTTGGGCTTTTCACAATCAATGCTGGTGAATCTGGCGTTTTGTTTGGTCGGTGAAGG GCTTCGAAGCTCACTGTGGCTTCAGTTTAAACCTCACCAGATTGCTGCTGGTGCTGCATATCTTGCTGCCAAGTTTTTAAATATGAATCTTGCCTCCTGCCACAATGTTTGGGAGGAATTCCGTACATCACCATCTGTACTCAAAG ATGTTGCTTATCAGTTGATGGAACTCTTATAG
- the LOC142551331 gene encoding cyclin-T1-5-like isoform X2: MNTREIAGASNYDHNNDSHAYNANFYTRNYNYSHDYSLNIRLDGPNYRCAWPDAAPSSKRRKISTFPCKSTGRPYQEQNQYENHIVNNTNQCEYAPFEYPFTDRNTRPVFDDSSTVIAANRHDGVSVYSSSTSKRDRSKLEDEELVLMSKDEIERCSPSRKDGIDVVQEAHLRYSYCDFLQNLGARLDLPQTTIGTAMILCHRFFVRRSHASHDRFLIATSVLFLASKSEETPRSLNDVLRASCEIFHNQDFFLLSYMLPIDWFEQYRERITEAEHLILTTLNFELNVQHPYESLTSTLQKLGFSQSMLVNLAFCLVGEGLRSSLWLQFKPHQIAAGAAYLAAKFLNMNLASCHNVWEEFRTSPSVLKDVAYQLMELL, from the exons ATGAACACTAGGGAAATTGCTGGTGCTTCTAACTACGACCATAACAACGATAGTCATGCATACAATGCCAATTTCTATACGAGGAATTATAATTATTCCCATGATTACTCTCTCAATATTAGGCTGGATGGACCTAATTATAGGTGTGCTTGGCCTGATGCTGCACCTTCttcaaaaagaagaaagatCTCAACTTTCCCTTGTAAAAGCACTGGTAGACCTTATCAGGAACAAAATCAATATGAAAATCATATTGTAAATAATACGAATCAGTGTGAATATGCACCGTTTGAGTACCCTTTTACTGACCGCAATACTCGTCCAGTATTTGATGACAGTTCAACTGTCATTGCTGCTAATAGACATGATGGTGTCAGTGTTtattcttcttctacatctaaaCGAGATAGATCAAAGCTTGAGGATGAAGAACTCGTTCTTATGTCAAAAGATGAGATAGAGAGGTGCTCTCCCTCAAGAAAAGATGGTATTGATGTTGTACAGGAGGCACATCTGCGATACTCATATTGTGATTTCCTTCAGAATCTTGGAGCTCGGCTTGATCT CCCTCAAACCACGATTGGAACTGCTATGATTCTGTGTCATCGGTTTTTTGTTCGCCGCTCTCATGCCTCTCATGATAGATTC TTGATTGCTACATCTGTGCTCTTCCTTGCCTCGAAGTCTGAGGAAACGCCTCGCTCTCTCAACGACGTGCTAAGAGCATCATGCGAAATCTTCCACAATCaggatttctttcttctttcaTATATGCTCCCAATT GATTGGTTCGAGCAGTATCGTGAAAGGATAACCGAGGCCGAGCATTTGATATTGACAACCTTAAATTTTGAACTAAACGTGCAGCATCCATATGAATCACTTACCTCCACACTTCAAAAGTTGGGCTTTTCACAATCAATGCTGGTGAATCTGGCGTTTTGTTTGGTCGGTGAAGG GCTTCGAAGCTCACTGTGGCTTCAGTTTAAACCTCACCAGATTGCTGCTGGTGCTGCATATCTTGCTGCCAAGTTTTTAAATATGAATCTTGCCTCCTGCCACAATGTTTGGGAGGAATTCCGTACATCACCATCTGTACTCAAAG ATGTTGCTTATCAGTTGATGGAACTCTTATAG
- the LOC142551332 gene encoding sugar transport protein 8-like: MASEEQIVFKSKVTSYVMACWILAAFGGLMFGYDIGISGGVSGMDDFLIKFFPKVHERKMHANENNYCKYDDQLLQLFTSSLYLAALVASFFASRACTVLGRKLTILMASSFFILGAAFSAAANVLWMLILGRILFGIGVGFGNEAVPLFLTEVAPAQHRGAVNILFQLFVTIGIFIANLINYGTSTVHPHGWRISLGLAAIPAIILLLGSLVITETPSSLVERGQEDKGKSALKRIRGVDDVDAEFQQIVVACEQARQVKKPFQKLFKRSGIPPLTIAIFIQIFQQFTGINAIMFYAPVLFQTLGFKTDASLLSSVITGLVNVGSTFVSIYAVDKIGRRKLLLEACVQMLISQIAIGSILQIHLKETGSLDKGLAAVVVFLVCTFVMGFAWSWGPMGWLIPSEIFPVETRTAGFAFAVSSNMLCTFIIAQAFLSMLCHMRSFIFFFFSAWILVMGIFVLFLVPETKGVPIDLVEERVWKQHPVWKKFFDDEKPKSLEMA; this comes from the exons atgGCAAGCGAAGAGCAGATCGTTTTCAAGTCTAAGGTCACAAGCTATGTGATGGCATGCTGGATTCTTGCTGCCTTTGGGGGCTTAATGTTTGGTTATGACATTGGTATTTCAG GTGGTGTAAGTGGAATGGATGATTTCTTGATAAAATTCTTCCCCAAGGTTCATGAGAGAAAGATGCATGCCAATGAGAACAACTACTGTAAATATGATGATCAGCTGCTCCAACTCTTCACATCCTCGTTGTATCTAGCCGCACTCGTAGCCAGTTTCTTTGCTTCCAGAGCCTGTACAGTTCTAGGGCGCAAGCTTACCATTCTCATGGCATCTTCCTTCTTCATCCTCGGCGCAGCTTTCAGTGCTGCGGCGAACGTCTTGTGGATGCTCATTCTTGGAAGGATCCTCTTCGGTATCGGAGTTGGCTTCGGGAATGAG GCTGTTCCTTTATTCTTGACAGAAGTAGCCCCTGCACAGCACAGAGGAGCAGTCAACATCCTCTTCCAACTCTTTGTGACCATTGGAATTTTCATAGCAAACCTTATCAACTATGGCACCTCAACTGTTCATCCTCATGGCTGGAGAATTTCGCTAGGACTGGCCGCGATTCCGGCTATTATACTATTGTTGGGCTCGTTGGTCATAACAGAAACCCCCTCGAGCCTTGTTGAAAGAGGCCAAGAAGATAAAGGAAAATCTGCGTTGAAAAGGATTCGGGGTGTAGATGATGTCGATGCCGAGTTTCAGCAGATTGTCGTTGCCTGCGAACAGGCTCGACAAGTGAAGAAGCCATTCCAGAAGCTTTTCAAGAGATCTGGAATACCTCCTCTGACCATTGCCATTTTCATTCAAATTTTCCAGCAGTTCACAGGTATCAACGCTATCATGTTCTACGCTCCTGTCCTGTTCCAGACTTTGGGATTCAAGACCGATGCCTCCTTGTTGTCGTCCGTGATCACGGGTTTGGTGAATGTTGGCTCGACGTTCGTGTCTATCTATGCTGTCGACAAGATTGGAAGGAGGAAGTTACTTCTGGAAGCCTGCGTCCAAATGCTGATTTCCCAA ATTGCAATCGGGTCTATCTTACAAATTCACTTGAAGGAAACAGGCTCACTAGACAAAGGCCTAGCAGCTGTGGTGGTGTTTCTTGTGTGCACATTTGTGATGGGTTTTGCCTGGTCTTGGGGTCCAATGGGGTGGCTGATCCCGAGCGAAATCTTCCCTGTCGAGACAAGAACTGCCGGGTTTGCGTTCGCGGTTAGCTCAAATATGTTGTGCACTTTCATCATTGCTCAAGCTTTCTTGTCCATGTTGTGCCACATGAGgtccttcattttcttcttcttctctgcCTGGATTCTGGTGATGGGCATCTTCGTTTTGTTCCTTGTGCCTGAAACGAAGGGCGTGCCGATCGATTTGGTCGAAGAGAGGGTTTGGAAGCAGCATCCTGTGTGGAAGAAGTTCTTCGACGATGAAAAGCCAAAGAGTCTCGAAATGGCATGA